A single region of the Xenopus laevis strain J_2021 chromosome 4L, Xenopus_laevis_v10.1, whole genome shotgun sequence genome encodes:
- the LOC121402925 gene encoding small integral membrane protein 38-like, with the protein MESGILMILLVIIILSRFILWSCLSSYIDYKLSKRFPDAMKND; encoded by the coding sequence atgGAGTCCGGCATTTTGATGATCTTACTTGTAATCATTATCCTGTCAAGGTTCATTTTATGGTCATGCCTTAGTTCCTACATTGATTATAAACTTTCCAAAAGATTTCCTGATGCAATGAAGAATGACTAA